One window of Saccharopolyspora phatthalungensis genomic DNA carries:
- a CDS encoding NAD(P)/FAD-dependent oxidoreductase, which translates to MRLGIVGAGATGLTAAFDAVKAGHDVTVLEASAEPGGLAASIEVGGTPLERFYHHSFRTDQAMIGLVEELGLGHLLRFHRPSTGIYLDGQLYDFGTPQEMLRFPKFSLLDRFRFGASSALLKAVRNGQRFNSVPALEWMRRWAGPRVTETIWEPLLTGKFGAHAEQISMAWLWARIHYRTFELGYVHGGFEQVYRALLDAVEERGGKVEFSKPVETIRQPGATVLVGAADGSSYEFDRLIVTVAQPVFAKAAGIETNHVLWRNQYLGATCFILECDRSVIPHYWLNINDTAFPFLAVVEHTNMIDRGEYGGRHIVYVGNYVPREDWRFTTEPAELLDLYVPWLRKLNPEFDRSWILDWHFSKAGFAQPIVTPQYRNLIPGHRTTMPGVTLATMSQIYPQDRGQSYAIAMAHEVTHRLGLDRQ; encoded by the coding sequence ATGAGGTTGGGCATCGTCGGAGCCGGCGCAACCGGGCTGACCGCGGCGTTCGACGCGGTCAAGGCCGGACACGACGTCACGGTGTTGGAGGCGTCCGCGGAGCCGGGCGGGCTGGCGGCGTCGATCGAGGTCGGCGGCACGCCGCTGGAACGCTTCTACCACCACAGTTTCCGGACCGACCAGGCGATGATCGGGCTGGTCGAAGAACTCGGACTCGGGCACCTGCTGCGGTTCCACCGGCCCAGCACGGGCATATACCTGGACGGGCAGCTCTACGACTTCGGCACGCCACAAGAGATGCTGCGGTTCCCGAAGTTCTCGCTGCTGGACCGGTTCCGCTTCGGGGCGTCCTCGGCGCTGCTGAAAGCGGTCCGAAATGGACAGCGGTTCAACTCCGTACCGGCGCTGGAGTGGATGCGCCGCTGGGCCGGGCCCCGGGTCACCGAGACGATCTGGGAGCCCCTGCTGACCGGCAAGTTCGGCGCACACGCCGAGCAGATCTCGATGGCCTGGCTGTGGGCGCGGATCCACTACCGCACCTTCGAACTGGGGTATGTGCACGGCGGGTTCGAGCAGGTGTACCGGGCGCTGCTCGATGCGGTCGAAGAACGCGGCGGGAAGGTCGAATTCAGCAAGCCGGTGGAGACGATCCGCCAGCCCGGCGCCACGGTGCTGGTGGGGGCCGCAGACGGCAGCAGCTACGAGTTCGACCGGCTGATCGTGACCGTTGCGCAACCGGTGTTCGCCAAGGCGGCCGGGATCGAGACCAACCACGTGCTGTGGCGGAACCAGTATCTCGGCGCGACATGCTTCATCCTGGAGTGCGACCGCAGCGTCATCCCGCACTACTGGCTCAACATCAACGACACCGCGTTTCCCTTCCTGGCCGTCGTCGAGCACACCAACATGATCGACCGCGGCGAGTACGGCGGGCGGCACATCGTCTACGTCGGCAACTACGTGCCGCGCGAAGACTGGCGGTTCACCACCGAACCCGCCGAATTGCTGGATCTCTACGTACCCTGGCTGCGCAAGCTCAACCCGGAATTCGACCGGTCCTGGATCCTCGACTGGCACTTCTCCAAGGCGGGCTTCGCCCAGCCGATCGTGACGCCGCAGTACCGGAATCTGATTCCCGGCCACCGCACGACGATGCCCGGCGTCACCCTGGCCACGATGTCCCAGATCTACCCGCAGGACCGGGGCCAGTCCTACGCCATCGCGATGGCCCACGAGGTGACCCACCGACTCGGCCTCGACCGCCAGTAA
- a CDS encoding GtrA family protein: protein MTKTESLASRDRLISRSLLRYAVIGASGVVLDYLLFVLLFNAIGLHEQLANAISTTAGITNNFVLNTLFNFRKRDRILVRFLRFYAVGVTGIGLTFVLLQGFSGWLGIDPNLVKAGSLPVVLLFQYTINKKWSFG, encoded by the coding sequence ATGACAAAGACTGAGTCGCTCGCCTCCCGCGACCGGCTGATCAGCCGGTCGCTGCTGCGCTACGCGGTGATCGGTGCGAGCGGTGTGGTGCTGGACTACCTGCTGTTCGTGCTGCTGTTCAACGCGATCGGACTGCACGAGCAGCTCGCGAACGCGATCAGCACGACGGCCGGGATCACCAACAACTTCGTGCTCAACACGCTGTTCAACTTCCGCAAGCGGGACCGGATCCTGGTGCGGTTCCTGCGCTTCTACGCCGTCGGCGTGACCGGGATCGGGCTGACCTTCGTGCTGCTACAGGGTTTCTCCGGGTGGTTAGGCATCGACCCGAACCTGGTCAAGGCCGGTTCGCTGCCGGTCGTACTGCTCTTCCAATACACGATCAACAAGAAGTGGAGCTTCGGATGA
- a CDS encoding arabinosyltransferase domain-containing protein, which yields MPHGIGQTSAGLDDPTAADDSRAEPTRRASAAIRIAGVVVGVLAVLAAIAIPLAPVITQRVEVSWPQGGRLPESTLAFLVPYKPTEVHVRVPCPVVRAGQQRGNPTTLVASRLPGQPTKGFAVATANDHAIALVAGREALRAPIAEGCDVAIDANATGSRARIGDRVVELPGERIRDIVAFATDLPPQQADGLRVHVTTANWFENSPTGTKKLLIAAQILLVVLAFAVLFAHGLRRRGSPPSGRGSALRYLVDLAVVVVLGGWWVLGPTTPDDSFAATMIRNGLHTGDVSNYYRWENASETPFALAQHLLEPVAAWTFTPLAMRIPSVLAGLLTWFVLSRGILGAVLPEHGRRGAVRGLAAVSFLAWWLPFGLGIRPEPFVALGLAAVFACVLQAVRRGQVWWLGLAALAAGLSVAVNPMGITAIAPFVALAPQLRRLLSVPVAALLAGIAATGIVTMFADQSLFGARKATELHAFYGPDVPWFQEIVRYQNLLGFDLQGDLARRAPILLTLVVAGYGGLLLLRGAGRLPGLRLAHVPPVCLLISVVLMALTPSKWTHYFGALVGVGAATLTAGVVLIAIGARRLSRDRVVPVAGLLCTALAVFAAALTFAGKNNWFLHSRYGVPWGEQPVRPLNNPAWWWFPVGVLLAVSVLSGRKRRDRTRRMLIRSPAVISAGAVGVTVALVLYSFIVAPIRQTGDYSIGAQNLAALADGGCGIADHVVATPDVPGGALTTRDRAESVGFTAGTGYSPGFGPPAGVRELWGSLDGGPINTGELTTGWYPLPPLAANQELAVAVAGRSGDGNRVALEFASPTGIVGERVLDDTWLDPDERVDYPTDHVVEDRPQDHPAWRDLYVSAQEVPVGADRVRLRAADGTTDPAGWVAVAAPRVRDVIPLAEYLRGKAPILLDWSMTWSLPCVQDLPRVAGGLVEPPAYLVNPPDDMGFAGFAAYARGIGGTFAGVREIGAEREVPTRLLGAEKTPDYAEWGHLIAMDYPLPGNDLDARSVPVSRWGWRGE from the coding sequence GTGCCGCACGGGATCGGACAGACCTCAGCCGGACTGGACGATCCGACCGCCGCCGACGACTCCCGCGCCGAGCCGACACGTCGAGCGTCCGCCGCCATCCGCATCGCCGGAGTCGTCGTCGGGGTGCTGGCCGTGTTGGCCGCGATCGCCATTCCGCTCGCCCCGGTGATCACCCAGCGGGTCGAGGTGAGCTGGCCGCAGGGCGGGCGGCTGCCGGAGAGCACGCTGGCGTTCTTGGTCCCCTACAAGCCGACCGAGGTCCACGTCCGCGTGCCGTGCCCGGTGGTGCGGGCCGGGCAACAACGCGGCAACCCGACGACGCTGGTGGCCAGCAGACTCCCCGGCCAGCCCACCAAGGGCTTTGCCGTCGCCACCGCCAACGACCACGCGATCGCCCTGGTCGCAGGCCGCGAGGCGCTGCGCGCGCCGATCGCCGAGGGCTGCGACGTCGCGATCGACGCCAACGCCACCGGCAGCCGCGCCCGGATCGGCGACCGGGTGGTCGAACTGCCCGGCGAGCGGATCCGGGACATCGTCGCCTTCGCCACCGACCTGCCCCCGCAGCAGGCCGACGGCCTCCGGGTGCACGTCACCACCGCGAACTGGTTCGAGAACTCCCCGACCGGCACCAAGAAACTCCTCATCGCGGCCCAGATCCTGCTGGTCGTACTGGCTTTCGCGGTGTTGTTCGCGCACGGCTTGCGCCGACGGGGTTCGCCGCCCAGCGGTCGCGGCAGCGCGCTGCGCTACCTCGTCGATCTCGCGGTGGTCGTGGTCCTCGGCGGCTGGTGGGTGCTGGGGCCGACCACGCCGGATGACTCGTTTGCGGCGACGATGATCCGCAACGGCCTGCACACCGGCGACGTCAGCAACTACTACCGCTGGGAAAACGCCTCCGAGACGCCCTTCGCGCTGGCCCAGCACCTCCTGGAGCCGGTGGCCGCGTGGACCTTCACCCCGCTCGCCATGCGGATTCCCAGCGTGCTCGCCGGCTTGCTGACCTGGTTCGTGCTCAGCCGCGGCATCCTCGGCGCGGTGCTGCCGGAACACGGCCGACGCGGCGCGGTCCGGGGGCTCGCCGCGGTCAGTTTCCTTGCCTGGTGGTTGCCCTTCGGACTGGGCATCCGCCCAGAACCCTTCGTGGCGCTGGGGCTGGCGGCGGTGTTCGCATGCGTGCTGCAAGCGGTCCGGCGCGGCCAGGTCTGGTGGCTGGGCCTGGCGGCGCTCGCGGCCGGGCTCTCGGTGGCGGTGAATCCGATGGGCATCACCGCGATTGCGCCGTTCGTGGCGCTGGCCCCGCAGCTCCGGCGGCTGCTCAGCGTGCCGGTCGCCGCGCTGCTGGCGGGCATCGCGGCGACCGGGATCGTGACGATGTTCGCCGACCAATCCCTGTTCGGCGCCCGGAAAGCCACCGAATTGCACGCCTTCTACGGCCCCGACGTGCCGTGGTTCCAGGAGATCGTGCGCTACCAGAACCTGCTGGGCTTCGACCTGCAAGGCGACCTGGCGCGACGCGCGCCGATCCTGCTGACGCTGGTGGTGGCCGGCTACGGCGGACTGCTTTTGCTCCGCGGTGCGGGTCGGCTGCCCGGCCTGCGCCTGGCGCACGTGCCGCCGGTCTGCCTGCTGATCAGCGTTGTCCTGATGGCCCTGACTCCATCCAAGTGGACGCACTATTTCGGCGCACTGGTGGGGGTCGGAGCCGCTACGCTGACCGCAGGTGTGGTGCTGATCGCGATCGGTGCTCGGCGGCTCTCGCGTGATCGGGTCGTTCCGGTGGCCGGATTGCTGTGCACCGCGCTAGCCGTGTTCGCAGCGGCGCTGACATTCGCTGGAAAGAACAATTGGTTCCTGCATTCGCGGTACGGGGTGCCTTGGGGAGAACAGCCGGTACGGCCGCTGAACAACCCGGCGTGGTGGTGGTTTCCGGTGGGGGTCCTGCTGGCGGTATCCGTCCTATCTGGACGCAAGCGACGGGACCGAACCCGGCGGATGCTGATCCGGTCTCCCGCCGTGATCAGCGCAGGAGCAGTGGGGGTGACGGTGGCGCTCGTGCTCTACTCGTTCATCGTCGCGCCGATCCGGCAGACCGGTGACTACTCCATCGGAGCGCAGAACCTCGCCGCCCTCGCCGACGGCGGCTGCGGGATCGCGGACCATGTGGTCGCCACTCCCGATGTCCCCGGCGGCGCCCTGACCACCCGGGATCGCGCCGAGAGCGTCGGCTTCACCGCCGGAACCGGGTATTCTCCGGGCTTCGGTCCGCCGGCGGGCGTCCGGGAGCTGTGGGGCAGCCTCGACGGCGGGCCGATCAACACCGGCGAGCTGACCACCGGCTGGTACCCGCTGCCGCCGCTGGCCGCGAACCAGGAACTGGCCGTCGCGGTGGCCGGGCGCAGCGGCGACGGCAACCGGGTCGCGCTGGAATTCGCCTCGCCCACCGGCATCGTCGGCGAACGTGTCCTCGACGACACCTGGCTGGACCCCGACGAGCGCGTCGACTACCCGACCGACCACGTCGTCGAGGACCGGCCGCAGGATCATCCCGCATGGCGCGACCTGTACGTTTCCGCCCAGGAGGTCCCGGTTGGCGCCGACCGGGTGCGGCTGCGGGCGGCCGACGGCACCACCGATCCGGCCGGTTGGGTCGCGGTGGCCGCGCCACGCGTTCGCGACGTCATCCCGCTCGCCGAGTACCTGCGCGGGAAAGCCCCGATCCTGTTGGATTGGTCGATGACCTGGAGCCTGCCGTGCGTTCAGGACCTGCCGCGGGTGGCCGGCGGGCTGGTGGAACCGCCGGCCTACCTGGTCAATCCGCCCGACGACATGGGATTCGCCGGGTTCGCCGCGTACGCGCGCGGCATCGGCGGGACCTTCGCCGGAGTGCGGGAAATCGGCGCCGAGAGAGAAGTCCCTACGCGACTGCTCGGGGCCGAAAAGACCCCCGATTACGCCGAATGGGGACATCTGATCGCGATGGATTACCCGCTTCCAGGCAACGACCTGGACGCGCGGAGCGTTCCAGTTTCACGGTGGGGCTGGCGAGGGGAGTGA
- a CDS encoding decaprenyl-phosphate phosphoribosyltransferase has translation MEPVAAKSDDIKDKSSDAYHAKVTAKAGTTAGLVSGLVKELRPKQWVKNVLVLAVPFAAGQILNPVVLGHAVVAFIVFSMAASGIYFVNDAIDVEADRQHPTKRNRPIAAGLIPVPIAYVVCVLLLGGSLLISGLTSTPLLVVMAVYILVQLGYCFGLKHQPVIDLCIVASGFLLRAIAGGAAANLVITQWFYLIVAFGSLFMVAGKRYAEVKLALETGAKIRKSLKAYSPSYLRFVWAIAAAITIMCYALWAYAIQEDEASRWGLISIIPMVIAILRYAVDIDKGVAGEPEEVVLKDKVLMVLGAVLAGCLFLAFYL, from the coding sequence CTGGAGCCGGTGGCGGCGAAGTCCGACGACATCAAGGACAAGTCCTCGGACGCCTACCACGCGAAGGTGACCGCGAAGGCGGGCACCACGGCGGGCCTGGTCTCCGGTCTGGTCAAGGAGCTGCGCCCGAAGCAGTGGGTGAAGAACGTCCTGGTGCTGGCCGTGCCGTTCGCGGCGGGCCAGATCCTGAACCCGGTCGTCCTGGGGCATGCGGTCGTCGCGTTCATCGTGTTCTCGATGGCCGCGTCCGGCATCTACTTCGTCAACGATGCGATCGACGTCGAGGCGGACCGGCAGCACCCCACGAAGCGGAACCGGCCGATCGCGGCGGGCCTGATCCCGGTGCCGATCGCCTACGTGGTGTGCGTGCTGCTGCTCGGTGGCTCGCTGCTGATCTCGGGCCTGACCAGCACGCCGCTGCTTGTGGTGATGGCGGTCTACATCCTGGTCCAGCTGGGTTATTGCTTCGGCCTGAAGCACCAGCCGGTGATCGACCTGTGCATCGTGGCGTCCGGCTTCCTGCTGCGCGCCATCGCCGGTGGTGCCGCCGCGAACTTGGTCATCACGCAGTGGTTCTACCTGATCGTGGCGTTCGGTTCGCTGTTCATGGTGGCGGGCAAGCGCTACGCCGAGGTCAAGCTGGCGCTGGAGACCGGCGCGAAGATCCGCAAGTCGCTGAAGGCGTACTCGCCGTCGTACCTGCGATTCGTGTGGGCGATCGCGGCGGCGATCACGATCATGTGCTACGCGCTGTGGGCGTACGCCATCCAGGAGGACGAGGCGTCCCGGTGGGGCCTGATCTCGATCATCCCGATGGTGATCGCGATCCTGCGGTACGCGGTGGACATCGACAAGGGAGTGGCGGGTGAGCCGGAGGAAGTGGTTTTGAAGGACAAGGTCCTGATGGTCCTCGGCGCGGTCCTCGCGGGCTGTCTCTTCCTGGCGTTCTACCTGTAA
- a CDS encoding Uma2 family endonuclease, whose translation MSAVAWPDHLLSLEDWAALPEDNSHRVELVEGTLHVSPRPVSYHQWALMELGYQLRAQLPKSLVALPEVEVVLFEYLATVRIPDLVVVPVELASKNPARFRASELELAVEVVSPGSGRTDRVLKFAEYAEAGIPNYWIVDLEKPTSLAAYVLKNGHYVLVTESAAAVDVESPVALTVDPAALLSR comes from the coding sequence ATGAGCGCTGTGGCGTGGCCGGACCACCTACTGTCCTTGGAAGACTGGGCCGCTCTTCCAGAGGACAACAGCCATCGCGTTGAACTAGTCGAAGGGACCCTTCACGTGAGTCCTCGGCCGGTGTCCTACCATCAGTGGGCCCTGATGGAACTCGGTTACCAACTGCGCGCGCAGCTGCCGAAATCGCTCGTTGCGTTGCCCGAGGTCGAGGTTGTGCTGTTCGAGTACCTGGCAACCGTACGGATTCCTGATCTTGTGGTCGTGCCGGTCGAACTGGCCAGCAAGAATCCGGCGCGCTTCCGGGCGTCGGAGCTGGAGCTGGCGGTCGAGGTGGTTTCGCCGGGTTCGGGGCGGACCGATCGGGTCTTGAAGTTCGCCGAGTACGCCGAGGCCGGAATCCCCAACTACTGGATCGTGGATCTCGAAAAGCCGACCAGTCTGGCCGCGTACGTGCTCAAGAACGGGCATTACGTTCTTGTCACCGAAAGCGCGGCCGCGGTGGATGTGGAGTCGCCGGTCGCACTTACCGTCGACCCGGCGGCGTTGTTGTCGCGGTGA
- a CDS encoding glycosyltransferase family 2 protein yields the protein MADTMRHRDPVPVPQQQRTDEGSPPLISYVLPVYNEVDGIRPFHDELTATTATRPEFDYEFIYVNDGSADGSLGILLDLAKNDQRVRVVDFARNFGHQIAITAGLDHARGDAVIVMDTDLQDPPRVSLEMIDAWLAGAEIVSARRRTRRDTPFKRATAHTYYRVLRRCAEVDIPVDTGDFRLLNRRAAEELRGFRERSRFIRGMIASMGFEQHEVLFDRDERLAGETKYPMRKMLRLAADGVTSFSTVPLKLITRMGFISLGLAMLGILYAVTLRLFFPEITVSGWTMLMVAMLFLGGLQMLSLGVIGSYVGRIYHEVQQRPLYIVRNVISHDKD from the coding sequence ATGGCCGACACGATGCGGCACCGGGACCCGGTTCCGGTGCCGCAACAGCAGCGGACCGACGAGGGCTCGCCGCCGCTGATCTCCTACGTGCTTCCGGTCTACAACGAGGTGGACGGCATCCGCCCCTTCCACGACGAACTCACCGCGACCACGGCCACCCGCCCCGAATTCGACTACGAGTTCATCTACGTCAACGACGGCTCCGCCGACGGATCGCTGGGCATCCTGCTGGACCTCGCCAAGAACGACCAGCGGGTGCGGGTGGTGGACTTCGCCCGCAACTTCGGCCACCAGATCGCCATCACCGCCGGGCTGGACCACGCCCGGGGCGACGCGGTGATCGTGATGGACACCGATCTGCAGGACCCGCCGCGGGTCAGTCTGGAGATGATCGACGCCTGGCTGGCCGGCGCGGAGATCGTGTCCGCCCGGCGGCGCACCCGACGCGACACCCCGTTCAAGCGCGCCACCGCGCACACCTACTACCGGGTACTGCGGCGCTGCGCCGAGGTCGACATCCCAGTGGACACCGGCGACTTCCGGCTGCTCAACCGGCGTGCCGCCGAGGAATTGCGGGGCTTCCGGGAACGCAGCCGGTTCATCCGCGGCATGATCGCGTCAATGGGGTTCGAGCAGCACGAGGTGCTCTTCGACCGGGACGAGCGGCTGGCCGGCGAGACCAAGTACCCGATGCGCAAGATGCTGCGGCTGGCCGCCGACGGGGTCACCAGCTTCTCCACGGTGCCGCTCAAGCTGATCACCCGAATGGGGTTCATTAGCTTAGGTTTGGCGATGCTCGGCATCCTCTACGCGGTGACGCTCCGGCTTTTCTTCCCCGAGATCACCGTCTCCGGGTGGACCATGTTGATGGTCGCGATGCTGTTCCTCGGCGGGCTGCAGATGCTGTCGCTGGGGGTCATCGGCAGCTACGTCGGCCGGATCTACCACGAGGTGCAACAACGCCCCCTGTACATCGTGCGGAATGTGATCTCGCATGACAAAGACTGA